The Synechococcus sp. M16.1 genome includes the window TTCATCGCGAACACCACCCCAAAGGCGGCTAGGCCTGCGGTGATGGCGACCGCCACATCCACCTGGCGCCACAGCGCCACCGAGATCAGGGCGGGAATGGCGGTGAGCAGAGCACTCCAGAACTGCACAGCAGATGCTCCCGGGGATGTGGTCTGCCCCCAGAGCCGTCTCAGACCAGGCGATGATCCCTGAACGATCCCGTAGCCAATCACCCAGAGACCAAGGAAGCCACCGATCTCCCAGAAACTCCAACCCAGGGAGGCCTCAAGGAACACGGGCAAAGCCACCACGAACCAAACATCCCGGGCACCAAACAGAAAGAAGCGCGCCAGGGACAGCACGTTGATGCCCTGGGATTTGGAGAACAGCGAGGAGAAGGCCGGCTTGGACTTCATCTTTCCGATCTCCCCGGGCAGCACCAGCGTGAGCAGGAAGGCCAGGGCCAGACCTGCCGCCATCCAGCCCACGGCAGCATTGAAGCCAAAGGCGGTGAGCAGCACCCCACCGAGGAAGAAGCCCACACCCTTGAGGGCGTTCTTGGATCCCGTGAGGATCGCCACCCACTTGAACAGCTGCTGCTGCCCCTGCTGCTGATCCTCCGGCGTTTCCGAAACCACCGTCTTGATGGCACTCTTGGCGCTCATCTTGTTGAGATCTTTGGCGATGCCGCTGATGGCCTGAGCGGTCATCACATAGATCACGCTCAACAGTTTCGGCCAACTGGCGGCGACGGGCATCAGCATCAACAACGCAAGAATCTGCAGCAGCGTTCCCACCCAGAGGGTGAGCCGAAGCCCATAGCGGGCACCGATCCAACCGCCGTACAGGTTGGTGAGCACCCCAAACAGCTCATAAAAGAGAAACAGGAAGGCGATCTCGAGGGTGGTGTAGCCGAGTTGATGGAAGTGGAACACCACCAACATCCGCAGGGCCCCATCGGTGAGCGTGAAGGCCCAGTAGTTGGCGGTGACAATGCCGTATTGCTGCAGAGGGGAGAGCTTCATCCGTCCAGACCAACCACGTGGCAGGTGAGATCGGCCATGCGGCAGCTGTAGCCCCATTCGTTGTCGTACCAGGCAAACACCTTCAACTGGTTGCCATCAACAACCATCGTCGAGAGGGCATCGACAATCGAGCTGCGGTTGTCGTTGGTGTAGTCGCACGACACCAACGGGCGTTCCTCGTAACCCAGGATTCCCTTCAGAGGCCCTTCCGCAGCTGCTTGGAACGCAGTATTCACCTGCTCCACCGTGACGCTCTGCTTGAGCTCGAACACCGCATCGGTGAGCGATCCATTCAGCAGGGGAACACGAACGGCATGACCGTTGAGTTTGCCCTTCAGCTCAGGAAAGATCATCGCGATCGCCTTGGCCGAACCGGTGGTGGTGGGAATGAGTGAGCTGAGCCCGGAGCGTGCCCGGCGCAGGTCGCTTTTGAAGGAATCGATCGGCACCTGGGTGTTGGTGATGTCGTGAATGGTGGTGATCAGGCCGTGCTCGATGCCGAAGCTCTCGTGCACCACCTTCACCACAGGCGCCAGGCAGTTGGTGGTGCAGGAGGCGGCCGTCACCAACTTGTGGCGCGCCGGTTCATAGAGGTGGTGATTGATCCCGTAAACGATGTTGAGCGCGTCCTCACCGGCAACCACACCCTTCACGGGACAGGCCACCACCACCCGTTTGAGGCCCAGCTGATCGAAATAGGGATTGAGCGTCTCCGGCGTTTTGATCTTGCCGCTGGCTTCAAGCACCATCTCCACCCCCCGATCGCTCCAAGGCACGGCGGTGGGGTCCTTCTCGCTGGACCAGGTGAGGGCGGATCCCTCCACGCTGAATCCATCAGCACTGCTGGTGATGCCTCGATCCCAGCGACCATGCACAGAATCGAACTCCAGCAGGTGGGCCGCCGTTGCTGCATCGCCAGCGGGATCATTGACATGCACCAGTTCGATGCCGGGCCGTCCCCAGAGGGCCCGGAACACCAGGCGACCAATCCGTCCAAAGCCATTGATGCCGATCCGCATACCAGCTCCTTTGATCAATCAAATTATGTTGATCCAAACAGAGCGGGGGACACTGCTCTTGTGATCCAGAACACCCTCAACAGGGAGCAGTCGAGGCAGCTGCTCAAAGCACTGGCCGACCCGATCCGTCTCGACGTGATCCATGCGCTGGCACAGGGGGAACGATGCGTCTGTGACCTCACCGGTGAGCTCAACCTCTCCCAGTCGAAGCTCTCGTTCCATCTCAGGGTGCTGCGAGAGGCGGGGCTGGTGACGGATCGGCAGAGCGGCCGATGGATCTACTACCGCCTGCAACCGGACGCCCTGGCAGCCCTGGAAGCCTGGCTGGCCGAACTGCGCCTCCACTGCAGCCAGAGCGCTGCCCCCTGCCCGAGCTGACGATGGACCAACGGCTTTTCTTCCCGGCCACGGAACGCAACCGCGGCCCCATCGGAGATCTGCTGAAGCAGCTCTTGCCTGGCTCAGGAGCCGTGCTGGAGCTGGCCAGCGGCAGTGGTGAGCATGCCGTCTGCTTTCAGCAGCGCTTTCCCCATCTGCGCTGGCAGGCCAGCGATCCGGATCCAGACCATCGCGCCAGCATCAACGCCTGGATCCAGCACCAGGGTCTGAGCCAGGTGATGCCAGCAGCCCTCAACCTCGATGTTGAACACCGCCCCTGGCCCCTGCCCCAGAACCTCCAAGGGGCCGTGAAGGCTGTTGTGTGCATCAACCTGCTGCACATCAGCCCAGCCAGCTGCACGGATGCCGTGCTCGAGGAATCAGCCCTATTGCTGCCCAGCGGCGCCCCCTTGATCATTTATGGCCCATTCAGGCGCAATGGTGCTCACACCAGTGCAAGCAATGCCGCCTTCGACCAATCCCTGAGAGAACGCAACCACCAATGGGGATTGCGGGAGCTGAATCACGTAACAGCCATCGCCGCCAAGGCTGGCTTCAACACCGAAAACGTGGTCTCCATGCCCGCCAACAATCTGACTTTGGTGTTTCAGCGCGCTTGAGCCCCATCTCGCTTGCCAGCGTCTGGAAGGCCACCGACAATCACGCGGTATCTCCGGTGTGAGCGATGGATCTGACTGATTTCCTAGCGAAGCTGCTGATCGGTTCAGCCATCACCTTGAGCCTGGCGTTCCTTTGTAAGACAGTTTTTCCTCGGTTCACCAAGCGAAGCAAAACCGACTTCGACGACTTTGTGCTCAATGCCTTCGCCGCTTCGGTGGTGCCTTTCGGCTTGGTGGTCACGCTGATCCTTGCTCAGGATGATTTGGGCTTGCCCACCAACATTTCAAGGGCCTACGACACATCGCTGCGCATTGTTGGCACGATCATTCTGATTCGGTTGGTCAACCGAATCGGAGCGCGATTCCTGTTCGGATTGGTGGGCCGTGCAGGCGCGGATGATCTTCAACAACTCCTCCAAAGCCTGCTCCCGCTGCTGAAAACCGTGGTTTGGGCGATCGGCACCTTGGTGCTGCTGCAGAGCCTTGGCGTGAAGATGACGGTGATCTGGGGTTTGCTCAGTGCCGGCGGCATCGGCATTGGCTTGGCCCTGAAAGAACCGGCCCAGGAATTGTTCGCCTACCTGATGATTCTTCTGGACAAGCCTTTCACCGTTGGGCAATTCATCACGGTGGGCTCCACCTCAGCAACGGTGGAACGCATCGGTGTTCGCTCCACCCATCTGCGCAGCCTCCGCGGCGAACAGGTGGTGATGAGCAACTCATCACTTACAGGCTCCACCATCCTCAATTTCGCTGAAATGGCGCAACGCCGGATGATCTATTCGATTGGCGTCACCTACAGCACATCGGTCGAGCAGATGAAGGCAATCCCGACGATGATTCAGGCCGTGATCGACGCTCAGGCCCACAGCACCTTCAACCGCTGTCACTTCACCGAATTTGCTGATTCAAGCTTGAATTTTGAACTGGTTTATTACATCGACACCCGCGATTTCACGGTCGCTCTGAACGAACAGCAAGCCATCAATCTCGGAATCATGGAGGCCTTCGCCCAAGAAGGCATCGACTTTGCCTTCCCAAGCAGGACGCTCTACTTGGAGGGAGATTCACTCGCCGGCAAAGCCTCCTGAGCCGTCGGCACAGCAGAGCGCCAAACAACACCCCCGATCAACAGGGACAAGGCCGCCACAGCAGCTGTGAGGGGGATCAGGCGACGACGATCAGAACTGGAAGCAAGGGCAATCGGGCTGGAGATGTTGTCGCGTCGTGACGCCAGAAATGCCCCCTGCCGGCAGCGGATGCACACCGTGTTGGTGACGCCTGCACTCTTCAACTTGAAGCCGTAACGCCCCGGAATCTCAACGGGTGTTCCACAGCTGGAACAAGGGAGAGAAAAAACTGCCATGGGGAATCTGCCCTCAATTCAGATCTATCACCCCGGTTTCACTCCAAGGGAACGGCACCCGTGGCACAAACGGAACCCCAGCAGAGGCTGTGGTCAGCCGTCCAGAAGGGTTGCACCTCCCGCCAGTCCTCGCCCTCACCAACCCGCATCATCATCTGGCCGCTGCCGTCATGGACAAATTCGACGCGCTGCTGATTCCAGGTCAACACCCAGCGCTCTCCAGGACTGGCGGCCACCATCCGACAGGGACTCCAGGCCTGCTGCGCGATCCGGCAGCGCATCGAAGCCGCTGCTGCGGAGCTTCCAGCTGCAGAGATGCCCATCAGCAGCAGAGCCGCGGTCCAGAGCTGAATGCGAAACACAGACACTAACTCGGCAGCACGCTGGCGAAAGGCCTCCTTTTCACCATGGGGCCGGGCGATGGTCACGCCGTTGAGGCGCACCGGATCTCTTCAGGGTTTGGTGTCTGTCAGGATTTGATCAGACCAGTTGCTGATCGTGCCGCGTTTTCAAGCCCGCGTCCTCGTGCGTCTGCGCCCCTCCGTCCTCGATCCAGCCGGAGAAGCCGCGCGTGGTGCCGCTGAACGACTTGGGGTGGAAGGCCTCAGCAAGCTGCGGATCGGTAAAGCCGTGGAAATGGAGCTTGAGGCCCCTGATGAGGCCGAGGCCCGCCGCAGGTTGGAACTGCTCAGTGATCGCTTACTGGCCAACCCGGTGATCGAAGACTGGAGCCTGGAGCTGGAGCAGTCATGAGCATCGGGGTCATCGTTTTTCCCGGCTCCAACTGCGACCGGGATGTGCAATGGGCAACCGAGGGTTGCCTTGGGATGAGCACGCGTCGGGTCTGGCATGAGGAAACCGACCTCAGCGGCTTTGACGCCATCGTTCTGCCGGGCGGTTTCAGCTACGGCGACTACCTGCGTTGCGGCGCCATTGCCCGCTTCGCTCCAGCCCTGCAGTCCTTGATCGACTTTGCCGCCAAGGGCGGTCGCGTGCTCGGCATCTGCAACGGATTTCAGGTGCTCACGGAACTGGGCCTGCTCCCCGGTGCCCTTACCCGGAACCGGGATCTGCACTTCATCTGTGAAGACGCACCCCTCAAGGTGGTGAGCCAGCGCACGGCCTGGATGCAGGGGTACAACGACGGGGCCCTGACCCTGCCGATCGCCCACGGTGAAGGCCGCTACCAGTGCAGCGATGACACGCTCAAGCAGCTGCAGGACGACGACGCCATCGCCCTGAGCTACGGCAACAACCCCAACGGGTCGGTGTCCGACATCGCGGGCATCACAAATGCCAGCGGCAGCGTTCTGGGCCTGATGCCCCACCCCGAGCGGGCCTGTGATCCGGCCACGGGAGGAACCGACGGCCGCCGCATGCTGGAAGCCCTGCTGGGCTGATGCCAACCCGCCGGACGCTGCTGATCTCAGGGGCATCCACGATCATCACGGCCCTGCTCTCCCCCAGGGCCATGGCGGCCCAGCGCAGGCTGAAACCCTTGAAGCCTGGATCACGCATCCGCGCCGTAAACCCCGGCACCTGGATGGATCCGGATACGGATCTCCAAGCCTTGCGCGAGCGCTGTGATCAACAGCAGTGGCATCTGGAGATTCCCGCAGCCGTCACCCGTCAATGGCGCTATTTCTCAGGAACCGACCAGGAACGGGTTGAAGATCTGAGGTCAGCCTGGAACGATCCAACGGTGGATGCCGTGGTGACCCTTAGCGGGGGCTGGGGGGCCGCCCGCGTGCTCGAAACCGGTTTTCGTTTTCCGCGCCATCCCAAATGGAGCCTGGGGTTCTCCGACACCAGCTCCCTGCTTCTGGCCCAGTGGGCCGCTGGCCTGCCGGGGGCCATCCATGGATCCAGCGGCGGCACAGAGGCGCAATGGCAACGCACAGTTGATCTGCTCTGCGGACGTCAAGTGGCACCCCTGCTGGGCGAGCCACGACGGCGGGGGATCGCCCGCGGACCCTTGGTGGTCACCAACCTGACCGTGGCGACCCACCTGATCGGCACGCCCTGGCTTCCCTCCCTGAAGGGGGCCATCCTGGTGCTGGAAGACGTGGGCGAAGCGCCCTACAGGGTTGATCGGATGCTGACCCAGTGGCGCAGCGCAGGCCTGCTGCAGCAGTTGGCGGGGGTGGCCTGCGGCCGCTTCAGCTGGGCTGAAGACG containing:
- the arsJ gene encoding organoarsenical effux MFS transporter ArsJ — translated: MKLSPLQQYGIVTANYWAFTLTDGALRMLVVFHFHQLGYTTLEIAFLFLFYELFGVLTNLYGGWIGARYGLRLTLWVGTLLQILALLMLMPVAASWPKLLSVIYVMTAQAISGIAKDLNKMSAKSAIKTVVSETPEDQQQGQQQLFKWVAILTGSKNALKGVGFFLGGVLLTAFGFNAAVGWMAAGLALAFLLTLVLPGEIGKMKSKPAFSSLFSKSQGINVLSLARFFLFGARDVWFVVALPVFLEASLGWSFWEIGGFLGLWVIGYGIVQGSSPGLRRLWGQTTSPGASAVQFWSALLTAIPALISVALWRQVDVAVAITAGLAAFGVVFAMNSSIHSYMVLAYTDAESVSLNVGFYYMANAAGRLMGTLLSGAVFMLGRTEAAGMQACLWASSLLVLLSWFSSLRLPVVAKL
- a CDS encoding ArsJ-associated glyceraldehyde-3-phosphate dehydrogenase, whose protein sequence is MRIGINGFGRIGRLVFRALWGRPGIELVHVNDPAGDAATAAHLLEFDSVHGRWDRGITSSADGFSVEGSALTWSSEKDPTAVPWSDRGVEMVLEASGKIKTPETLNPYFDQLGLKRVVVACPVKGVVAGEDALNIVYGINHHLYEPARHKLVTAASCTTNCLAPVVKVVHESFGIEHGLITTIHDITNTQVPIDSFKSDLRRARSGLSSLIPTTTGSAKAIAMIFPELKGKLNGHAVRVPLLNGSLTDAVFELKQSVTVEQVNTAFQAAAEGPLKGILGYEERPLVSCDYTNDNRSSIVDALSTMVVDGNQLKVFAWYDNEWGYSCRMADLTCHVVGLDG
- a CDS encoding metalloregulator ArsR/SmtB family transcription factor, with translation MIQNTLNREQSRQLLKALADPIRLDVIHALAQGERCVCDLTGELNLSQSKLSFHLRVLREAGLVTDRQSGRWIYYRLQPDALAALEAWLAELRLHCSQSAAPCPS
- a CDS encoding DUF938 domain-containing protein, producing the protein MDQRLFFPATERNRGPIGDLLKQLLPGSGAVLELASGSGEHAVCFQQRFPHLRWQASDPDPDHRASINAWIQHQGLSQVMPAALNLDVEHRPWPLPQNLQGAVKAVVCINLLHISPASCTDAVLEESALLLPSGAPLIIYGPFRRNGAHTSASNAAFDQSLRERNHQWGLRELNHVTAIAAKAGFNTENVVSMPANNLTLVFQRA
- a CDS encoding mechanosensitive ion channel family protein yields the protein MDLTDFLAKLLIGSAITLSLAFLCKTVFPRFTKRSKTDFDDFVLNAFAASVVPFGLVVTLILAQDDLGLPTNISRAYDTSLRIVGTIILIRLVNRIGARFLFGLVGRAGADDLQQLLQSLLPLLKTVVWAIGTLVLLQSLGVKMTVIWGLLSAGGIGIGLALKEPAQELFAYLMILLDKPFTVGQFITVGSTSATVERIGVRSTHLRSLRGEQVVMSNSSLTGSTILNFAEMAQRRMIYSIGVTYSTSVEQMKAIPTMIQAVIDAQAHSTFNRCHFTEFADSSLNFELVYYIDTRDFTVALNEQQAINLGIMEAFAQEGIDFAFPSRTLYLEGDSLAGKAS
- a CDS encoding Tat pathway signal protein produces the protein MAVFSLPCSSCGTPVEIPGRYGFKLKSAGVTNTVCIRCRQGAFLASRRDNISSPIALASSSDRRRLIPLTAAVAALSLLIGGVVWRSAVPTAQEALPASESPSK
- the purS gene encoding phosphoribosylformylglycinamidine synthase subunit PurS, with protein sequence MPRFQARVLVRLRPSVLDPAGEAARGAAERLGVEGLSKLRIGKAVEMELEAPDEAEARRRLELLSDRLLANPVIEDWSLELEQS
- the purQ gene encoding phosphoribosylformylglycinamidine synthase subunit PurQ — its product is MSIGVIVFPGSNCDRDVQWATEGCLGMSTRRVWHEETDLSGFDAIVLPGGFSYGDYLRCGAIARFAPALQSLIDFAAKGGRVLGICNGFQVLTELGLLPGALTRNRDLHFICEDAPLKVVSQRTAWMQGYNDGALTLPIAHGEGRYQCSDDTLKQLQDDDAIALSYGNNPNGSVSDIAGITNASGSVLGLMPHPERACDPATGGTDGRRMLEALLG
- a CDS encoding LD-carboxypeptidase; the encoded protein is MPTRRTLLISGASTIITALLSPRAMAAQRRLKPLKPGSRIRAVNPGTWMDPDTDLQALRERCDQQQWHLEIPAAVTRQWRYFSGTDQERVEDLRSAWNDPTVDAVVTLSGGWGAARVLETGFRFPRHPKWSLGFSDTSSLLLAQWAAGLPGAIHGSSGGTEAQWQRTVDLLCGRQVAPLLGEPRRRGIARGPLVVTNLTVATHLIGTPWLPSLKGAILVLEDVGEAPYRVDRMLTQWRSAGLLQQLAGVACGRFSWAEDDILPGDFRMEEILEERLGDLGIPLVLNLPLGHGRPNQALPLGAQAQLDGNHGLLSLMA